DNA sequence from the Labilithrix sp. genome:
TGGAGCGCCATGTCGTGGGTGATCTTCGTGTACGCCTCCTCGCTCATGCCGACCGAGCTGACGCCGGCGCAGTAGAAGCACGCGTCGTAGCCGACGAGCTCCCCCTTCACCGCGGCGAGGTCCATGAAGTCGCGGACGACGAGCTGCTTCAGCTTCGCCTCGTGCCGCTCGTTGGGGCGGCGGTCGACGCAGAGGACGCTCGTGACGTCCGGATGACGGAGGCACTCCGCCAAGACGCCGCTCCCGACGTAGCCCGTCGCGCCCGTGATGATGACCTTCATCCCTCGCCCACCATGAGCCGCACCTCGCCCGACGCGACCCTCGTTGTGATGCCGCCCGCCTCGACGAGGAGTCGGCCGTCCGCGTCGATCCCGCGCGCGACGCCGTCGACGCCTTCGCCGATCACGCGCTTGCCCGCGAGCGCGTCGTGCTGGGAGAGCCGCGCCTGGAGCACGCCGAGCCCGCGCTGGAGGACGCGCGGGGCGTCACGCTCGAGCCCCGCGAGCACGGCGGCGAGGAGCGCGGCGCGATCGGTGCGCCCGCCTTCGAGCGCGAGCGACGTCGCGATCGCGGCGAGCTCCGGCGGAAAATCGCGCGTGTGCACGTTGATCCCGACGCCGGCGACGATGCTCTCGACCTTCGCGCCGGCGAGCGACGACTCCACGAGCACGCCCGCGATCTTCTTGTCGCGCACGAGCACGTCGTTCGGCCACTTCACCATCGCCGCGGCGTCGTCGCCGAGCGCGTGCGCGATCGCGTCCCGCACCGCCAGGCCGGCGACGAGCGAGACGAGCGGCACCCGCGCCGGCGCGCAGGGGACGCGGAGCAGGACGGAGAAGAGGAGCGACGAGCCGGGCGCGGCGCTCCAGGTGCGGCCCTGCCGCCCGCGGCCGTGCGTCTGCGCCTCCGCGATCCAGAGCGCGCCGTGCGCCGCGCCCTCCTTCGCCGCCGCCTTCGCGTCGTCGTTCGTCGAGCCGGTCTCCGCGACGTGGTGCAGCGGCGCCCCGAGCGTGACGCCGCGCGCGGCGAGCAGGAGCGGGAGCTCCGCGAGATCGTCCACTACCTCGCGCTCACTTCGCGCTCACTTCGCGCTCACGAAGTCGAAGCCGATGTCGGCGGCGGGGGTGGAGTGCGTCAGCGCGCCGACGCTGATCGCGTCGACCCCGGCGCGCGCGAGCTCGGCGATCCGCCCCTCCGTGATGCCGCCGGAGGCCTCGAGCAGCGCGCGGCCGCGCGTGCGGCGCACCGCTTCCTCCGTCGTCTCGGTGTCCATGTTGTCGAGGAGCACGATGTCCGCGCCGGCGGAGAGCGCCTCCTCGAGCTGCTCGAGCGAGTCGACCTCGCACTCGATCTTGCTCGTGTGCGGCGCGCGCGCGCGGGCGGCCTCGATCGCCTGGCGCACGCCGCCCGCCGCGACGATGTGGTTGTCCTTGATGAGGACGGCGGAGCCGAGGTCGTTGCGATGGTTGTGCCCGCCGCCGCGGCGCACCGCGTACCGCTCGAGGAGGCGGAGGCCCGGCGTCGTCTTGCGCGTGTCGGTGATGCGCGTCTTGCTCCCGGCCGGGAGCGCGTCGACGTAGCGCCGCGTCGCGGTCGCGATCCCGCACATCCGCTGGATCAGGTTGAGCGAGACGCGCTCGGCGGTGAGGAGCGAGCGCGCGCGCCCGACGACGGAGTAGAGGACGGCGCCCCCCTCGACCTTCGCGCCCTCCGCGACCTTCGCCGTGAACTTCAGGGTCGGGTCGACGGTGAGGAACACGCGCTCGGCGACGGGCAAGCCGGCGACGACCATCACCTTGCGCGCGACGCCGTGACCGGTCGCCTGCGCGCCTTCGGGGACGCACGCCTCCGTCGTGACGTCGCCGGCGCCGAGGTCCTCCTCCAGCGCGCGCACGACGATGGCATCGATCAACGAAAGCGGTAGCTCGGTGGCGCTCATCGCGCGCGAGTATGCCATGACGCTCGAGCAAAGGTGCTAAGACGGGAGGCATTCGCGCGTGACCCTCCCCGCCGCGTTCTCACTGACGTCGGCTTCGGTCGGCCTCCTCGCCGCGCTCCTCGCGCTCGGGATGTCCTCCGCGCCGGGCTGGCGCGAGCTCCGGTGGTTCGCGCTCTGCGCGACCTTCGCGGCGTTCTTCAACCTCGCGAACATCCCGACCACGCTGCCGTGGGTCGCCGAGCCGACGCTCCTCTTCACCGCGCGGCTCAGCCTCTTCTTCGGCGGCCTCCACACCGTGACGTGGTTCGTCTTCATCGCCGCGCGCGAGCGGAGAGCCCTCTCCCGCCTCGAGCGCGCCGCGATCGGCGTCGGCATCACGTTCTCCGTCCTCACCCTCGTGCCGGGCGTGATCCTCGAGGAGGACCTCAACGCGCGCCACGTCCCGCTCGTCGCGGCGACCTACCGCGACGCGACGCCGACGCTCCTCGGCGAGATCGCGATCGTCGACTACGTCGCGAGCGTGATGTTCCTCCTCGGCCGCGCGCTCCGCGACTGGCGGCGCGGCGACAGCGACGGCGGCACGCACGCGCTCGCGCTCAGCTTCGTCCTCGTCGGCGCGGTGCACGACGGGCTCGCGACCGGCAACATCATCCGCAGCCCCTACATCCTCGACTTCTCGCTCGTCGCCTTCGTCCTCGTCGTCGGAGCGTCGATCACGTCGCGCTTCGTCGCGAGCGCGCGGGCGCTCGAGCGATCGAAGCGGAAGCTCGAGGTCGCGCAGGCCCAGCTCGTCGCGAAGGAGCGGCTCGCCGCGCTCGGCGAGCTCTCCGCCGTCGTCGCGCACGAGGTCCGGAACCCGCTCGCGGTGGTGTTCAACGCGCTCGCGAGGCTGCGCCGCGTGCAGACCACGGACGAGGAGCACGCCGCGCTCTTGCGGATCCTCCAGGAGGAGGCGGAGCGGCTGCGCGACATCGTGAGCGACCTCCTCGAGTTCGCGAGCCCCCGCCCGCCGGTGCTCGCGCCGGCCTCGCTCGACGAGATCGTCCGCGGCGCCGCCCTCGCCGCGCGCAACGTCGTCGGCTCGGCGGAGAGCGACGTCGTCGTCGAGGTCGGCCCGAGCACCGAGCTCGAGTGCGACGAGCGGCTCGTGCGCCAGGCCGTCCTCAACCTCGTCACGAACGCGCTCCAGGCGAGCGGCCGCGCGGGGCCGGTGCGCGTCACGATCCGCGGCGCCGCCGACGATCCCGCGATCACGGTCCGCGTCGCCGACGACGGCGACGGCGTCCCGGACGACCTCCGCGAGCGCGTCTTCACCCCGTTCTTCTCGACGCGACCGAAGGGCACCGGCCTCGGCCTCGCCGTCGTCCGCCGCTGCGCCGAGGCCCACGGCGGCAAGGTCTCCCTCCACCCCAACCGCCCCCGCGGCGCCTCGTTCGAGCTCGAGCTCCCCCGCCGCTCCCGCCCCTCCGTGACGACGTGAACCCCTCTGCGGGGGTCTGGGGGCGGCGGAGCGCGCCCCGCGCGCGTAAAGGCCCCCAGCGGGAGAGCTCGAGAGGGCAGCGCCCTCTCGAATCAATAGACCCGGAAGCCCTTCCCCAGCGTCTCGCTGAATAGGTTGCACATTGCATGGAATGCGATTCCGGCGCCGACGCCCTTCGTGCGGAGGCGGAGCCAGCCGAAGAGGAGCGAGGGGAAGAAGACGGCGAGGCGCGCGGGCTCGCGGATCGTCGCGAAGTGGCCGAGCGCGAAGATGACGCTCGTGACGAGGACGGCGACGCCGACGTCGGCGCCGAAGATGCGGACGCGGAACGGCAGCGCCTCGTCGAGCCGCGACTGGAGGTAGCCGCGATAGAACGCCTCCTCCGGGAGCGCGATGATCACGAGCTGACCGAACGCCTCGTTGATCCCGTCGTTCGCGCCGAACGGGAAATGGAAGGTCCCGCGCGGGTGCCAGAAGTAACGCCAGCCGACGAAGAACGGGACGTAGAAGATCAGCGCGCACGCGAGCGACCACCCCAGCGCCTGGCGGAGGGCGCGCAAGAGACGCGGGACGTCCACCTTGCCCGGGAGCACGAGACCGCCGAGCGCGAGGCCGAACGCCTCGACGCGGGAGTCTTCGCCGCGCCAGACGAGCGCCCACGTCGCGCCGAGGAACACGAAGCCCACCACCGTCGCGACGTACTTGTCCGGCACGAAGGCGGAGGCCACGGTCACGACCGCGGTCACGATCGCGGCGACGAGGAGGGCTTCGACGAGCGCGCGGCGGCGGATGGGCGTCAGCGACACGTCAGACGAGCGGCGTAGATCTCGGGCGTGCCCTTCGCGGTGTCGGAGTCCTGCCACGCGAGGTACCACTCGTTCTTCTCCGCGCCCGCGCTGATCGACGGCGGCGGCACGGACGGATCGAAGATGCGGAACGCGGAGGAGGGCGGGAGCACCGGGCCGCCGTCGTTCAAGGTCGTGAACTTGATGTACGGCTTCTCGTACCAGGCGACCGCGACCTGCCCGTTGTTCACGCCGAGCGACGGGTGACCGCCCTTGCTCGAGAGCACCTTGCGCCAGAGCACCTTGTTCTGGACCGGATCGATCTTCGCGATCGACGCGCCGCCGGCCTCGACGTGCCACACGATGAAGCAGCCGTCGTTGCCGCACGCGATCGCGGGCGCGTCCGCGGGCGTCTTCTCCTCCGAGACCATCGAGACGTCGCCCATCGTGCGATCGCCGCGGTTCTGCGTCGTGTTCTCGTCGAGGCCCTTCTCCGCCTGCTCGAGCGAGACGCGCATGCGCATGATCGCGTGGGTCTTGTCCTTGCCGCTCTCGCTCTCGAGCTTGTACGCGACGAGGAGCGTGTTCGCCGCGACCGCGACGCTCGGGTGCTTCACGCGCGGGGGCGGGTTCTTCGAGCGCGGCGGCGCGTAGTAGTCGGTGAGGCGGCGGTCCGGCGTCACCGTGCCGAGCTCGTTCGAGATGTGCCGCGCGTAGAGATCGTGATCGTTCTCCTTGTCTCGATCGTCCTGCCACACGACCCAGAAGCCCTCCGGCCCCTTGTCGACCGCGGGGAAGAACTGCCCCGGACGCGGGTTGCCGCCGATGCGGACGACCTGGCCCTTGTACTGATCGATGTTGCCGTTGCCGTCGAGGAGGCGCGCGTGGACGCCGGCCTCCTTCCCCTTCTCGTCCTGATAGACGAGCACGAGGCGATCGGAGCCGATGACGGCGAGCTTCGGCGTGTCGGCGCTGGTCGCGTCCGGGGTGAGGTCGCGCACGGAGTTGAGCGACTTGCCGGTCGGATCGATCGCGACGCCGTAGGCGTGGTCGGAGCCCTGCCGCTCGTGGTCGTCGATCCAAGTGACGAGCGCGCCCTTCGAGATCGGGGCGATCGCGGGCACGCCGGCGCGGCGGTTCGTCTCGAGGCGCGGATGCGCGAAGGCGACCGCCTTGCACGGGCCGTTCGCGGTGTTCGACTTCTCGGCGACCTTGACCTGCTCCGTGAACACCGCCGCGACCTTCGCCGCCGCGGGCCCCTGCTCGGCGGCCTCCTTGAACTTCTTCTGCGCGGCGGCGTAGTCCCCGACGCTGAAGAGGCGCTGCCCCTCCGCGAGGATCGGGACCCACTTCGGCTCGTCCGGCGGCGGCAGGTCGTTCGCGGTGGTGTTGACGCCGATCGGCGTGCCCGACGTCGTCGACGCGACGATGGGCGCGAAGATCTGCGGGCTCAGCGCGCTGACCCACACGAAGATCGCCATCGACACGCCGAGGACGAGGAAGCCGCTCGCGAGCGCGAGCCGGACCGGCGACAGCTTCCGCGGCGGGGGCTCGTCGGGCTGCGACGTGGTGGTGGGGATGTCGGTCGACGCGCGGCCGTTGACGAGCGGGAGCGGCTCGCTCGCCGTGCTCGCGCGCCCGCCGTTGAGCGGCCCGTCCACCGCGCGCCGGCTCGAAGGCACCGCCGGCATGTTCATGCCGCGCGCGGAGGCGGCGGAGGGCTGGAGCGCGAGCACGTCGGCCGCGCCCTGCGGAGAGATGCGTGGATGCGGGCCGGTCCCGAGCGGCAAGCCGGGGAAGCTCGCGCTCGAGACGGGGCGCTGACCCCACGCCTCGACGAACGCGTCGGCGAGCTCCTTCGCGCTCTGGTACCGGTTCGCGGGATCGCGCTCGAGGCACTTCTTGAACCACGCGTCGAACGAGGGCGGGAGGTCCGCGCGCTGCTGCGACGGCACCGGGATCGGGCCGGTCGCGATCGACGCGAAGGTCATCGCTACGCCCTGGTCCATGTTCCAGACCGGGCGCCCGATGAGGCACTCGTAGGCCATGCAGCCGAGCGCCCAGAGGTCGGCGCGGTGATCGACGTTGCCCTGCCCCTTCACCTGCTCGGGGGACATGTACGCCGGCGTTCCGAAGACGGCGCCTTCGCGCGTGAGGCGCTTGGCCGCCTTCTCCTCCGGGTTCACCGGCGCGTAGAACTTGGCGAGGCCGAAGTCGAGGATCTTGACGATGTCGTGCTGGTCCTCGCCCTTCGTGAGGAAGATGTTCTCCGGCTTCAGGTCGCGGTGGACGATGCCGGACGAGTGCGCCTTCACGAGACCGCGCGAGGTGTGGACGATGACGCGGATCGTCGTCTCGAGGTCGATGATGCGCACCCGCGCCATGCGGTCGTAGAGCGACTCGCCTTCGAGGAGCTCCATCGCGATGAAGGGGCGGCCGTCGTCGAGGCGGCCGGAGTCGTAGACGTCGACGATGTACGGGCTGCGAACGCTCGCGGCGGCGCGGGCCTCGCGGAAGAAGCGCTCGATGACGATGGTGGACGCGGCCAGCTCCGCCGCGAGCACCTTCACCGCGACTTTCTTGTCGAGCGACAGCTGCATCGCCTCGTACACCGCGGCCATGCCGCCGCGTCCGATCTCCCGGACGACGCGGTACTTGCCGACCAGGATGGTCCCGACCGGAATCTTCGAATCGTTGCCAGACACCTGGGAAACTCGTCGAAAGGCTACGCTGTTTCGCAGGCAAACGAAAAGGCTTACCGTGAGGCGGTGGACGACGACGCGCGCCGGAAGCGATTCGAGGCGATCGGCGAAATTGCGGCCGAGATCGCGCACGAGCTCCGCAATGCCTTGCAGATCGTCTCCGCGAACGTGTATCTCGCGCGCCAGAGCGCCGGCGCGCCGGGCGCGAGCGAGCCGTTCCTCGCGAAGGTCGAGCGAAGCACGCGGATTGCCCAAGGAATCGTCGACGACCTCATGGCCCTCGCGCGAGGTGAGGCGATCCACGCGGAGCCTTACCCGGTGGCCGATCTCCTACCTCTCGGGAGAGAGCTGCTCCTCGGTGAGGCGGATCACATCGACGACGTCGACCCACCCGACCTCGAGGTCCGCGCCCATCAGGGCCTCGCCGCGCGGCTCCTCCACGTCCTCTACGAGAACGCGATCCAGGCGAGCCGTCCGCGGCGGGTCGGGATCACGACGCGCGCGCGGAGGGCCGGGGACCGCGTGAGGATCGAGGTCTCCGACGACGGGCCGGGCGTCCCGGAGAAGATCCGCGGCACGCTCTTCGAGCCGCTCGTCACGGAGCGCCCCGGCGGCACCGGCCTCGGCCTCGCGCTCGCGCGCCGGATCGTGGACGCGCACGGCGGCTCCATCGCCCTCCGCGGCGCGTCGACCTTCGCGATCGAGCTGCCGTCATGACGAAGCGCTGGCCGATCGCGCTCGGGTGCCTCGTCGTCGCGGCGGTGGCGCTCTACTTCACGTTCTTCCGCGAGAGCGACGAGAACGCGATCAAGCGCGTGCTCGCGCAGTTCGCGACCATCGTCTCGGTGAAGGACGGCGACACGATCATCTCGCGGACCGCGCGGATGCGGAGCAAGATGCAGGACGTCGTGACCGACGGCGTCTCCGCCCACGTCGCGGAGCTGAACGTCGACGTCCGCGGCCGCGAGAAGCTCGAGGAGGACGCGATCAAGGTCGGCCTCGTCTACGCGAGCGCAGACTGCACGTTCGTCACGAAGAAGATCGAGATCGACCCCGCCGCGACGTTCGCGAAGGTCGACGCGACCGCGCTCGTCACCGCCAACCGCGGCGGCGAGCGCAAGGTCGACAAGCGCGAGGTCCACTTCCTCCTCCGCAAAGACGGCGGCTGGAAGATCGACTCGATCGACGTCGCGCCGGTCAGCGCGGACTGACCGTCAGCCGAACGCGTGGCGGCGGCCGGCCCAACCCATGATCGCGAGGACGATCAGCGCGCCGACGATGCTGCCGATGAAGCCGGAGGCGTGAAGGTCGAGGATCGGCGTGCCCGAGAAGACGTTGCCGATGACGCCGCCGACGAAGGAACCGGCGATCCCGACGAGCGCGGTGGAGAGGAAGCCCATCGATTGGCGGCCCGGCATGATCGCGCGCGCGAGGAAGCCGACGATGAGACCGAACAGGAGAAACATGAGGATCGACATGGTGATCGGAAGAGCAAGGCGCGCGCCACCCGCACGTGCGCGGATCTCTGCGGGATCGCCAAGGCCGCGCTCCGGCGGGACCGTGCGCCGGGGCGCGTTGCCCCGATCGCGCGCGCGATCTAAGGAGGCGTGTTCCGCATGCTTCCCATCCGCCTCCGCGGAGCTTCGACCCACAACCTTCGCGCCGTCGACCTCGAGCTCGCGCCCGGCGAGCTCGTCGCGCTCACCGGGCCGAGCGGCTCCGGCAAGTCGTCGCTCGCGCTCGACACCCTCTACGCGGAGGGACAGCGCCGCTTCGTCGAGAGCTTCAGCCCCTACGCGCGCCAGTTCCTCGAGCGGCTCGAGCGTCCGCCCGTGCGCGCGCTCGAGCCCGTCGCCGCCACGGTCGCGGTCGATCGCCGCGCGCCGGTGAAGTCGAGCCGCTCCACCGTCGCGACGCTCACCGACCTCGAGCCGTACCTCGCGGCGCTCTTCGCGTGCGAGGCGGTGCCGTCGTGCCCCGACTGCGGGACGGAGGCGGTCCCCACCTCGGCGGTGGACGCCGCGGCGCGCGCGGTGACGGCGATGGCGGATCGCCGCGCCGCGATCAGCTACCCCGTCCGCGTCGAGACGGCGGAGGCGTACCTCGAGCTCCGCGAGTCGCTCGTGAAGGACGGGTACCGCCGGCTCGTCGTCGGCGGCGCGGTCCGCGAGATCGACGACGTGAAGCCGAGCGAGGCAGGACGCCCCGACGTCGCCGTCGAGGTCGTCGTCGATCGACTGAAGGTCGGCGCGGGCGAGCGGCGGCGGCTGCAGCACGCGATCGAGCAAGCCTGGGAGCGAGGCGGCGGGCGCGCCGAGCTGCGCGCCCTCGACGGCGCGGCCGCGCACGTCGCGATCGGGCGCGGGCTCGTGTGCACCGGCTGCGCGCGCTCCTTCGATCCGCCGCGGCCCGGCCTCTTCTCGTACAACTCGCCGCTCGGCGCGTGCGCCGACTGCCGCGGCTTCGGCCGCATCATCGCGGTCGACTGGGACAAGGTCATCCCCGACAAGGAAAAGACGATCGCGAAGGGCGCGATCAAGGCGTGGTCGGGCAAGACGAGCACGTGGGAGCGCGGCGTCCTGGAGCGGTTCGCGAAGAAGCGGAAGATCCCGCTCGACGTCGCGTGGTCGAAGCTCACCGACGAGCAGCGCCGCCTCGTCATCGAAGGCGAAGGCACCTGGGACGGCGGGAAGTACCCCGGCGTCGCGGCGTGGTTCAAGTGGCTCGAGACGCGCACGTACAAGATGCACGTCCGCGTCTTCCTCTCGCGCTATCGCGACTACGTCCCGTGCGGCACGTGCGCCGGCGCGCGCCTCAACAGGGCCGCGCGCACGTACCGCGTCGATGGCAAGGACCTCGGCGCGTGGCACGCGCTCACGGTCGGCGACGCGCTCGAGCGCGTCCGTGCGCTCGAGCCCGCGAGCCCGCAGGGCAAGCGCGTGAAGACGGAGCTCGCCTCGCGGCTCGGCTACCTCGACGCGGTCGGCCTCGCGTACCTCACGCTCGATCGCCAGGCGCGCACGCTCTCCGGCGGCGAGGCGCAGCGCGCGTCGCTCACGACCGCGCTCGGCGCCTCCCTCACCGGCACGCTCTTCGTCCTCGACGAGCCCACCGTCGGCCTCCACGCGACCGACGTGCCGCGCCTCGCGCGCGCGATGGATGACCTCGCGCGCGCGGGCAACACCGTCCTCGTCATCGAGCACGACCGCACGGTGGTGGAGCGCTGCGACCGCGTCGTCGAGCTCGGGCCGGGCGCCGGACCGCGCGGCGGCGCCGTGCTCTTCGACGGCACGCCCGCCGCCCTCGCGAAGAGCGACACCGCGACCGGACGCGCGTGGCGCAAGGACGACGGCGGGACGACGAAGCGCCGGAAGCCCCTCGATTGGCTCGAGGTCCGCGGCGCGCGCGAGAACAACCTCGCGATCGATCGCCTGAAGGTCCCGCTCGGCGTCCTCTGCGCGATCACGGGGCCGTCCGGCTCGGGCAAGAGCACGCTCGCGGAGGACGTGCTCTACCGCACGATCGCGAAGCGGACCGGCGAGAGCGTCCCGAAGGCCGGCGCGTGCGACGGCGTCGACGGCGGCGAGCTCCTCGTCCGCGCGGTGCTCGTCGATCAGTCGCCGCTCGGGCGCACCGCGCGCGGCAACGCCGCGACGTACACGAAGGCGTGGGACCGCGTCCGCGCGCGCTTCGCGGCGGAGCCGGAGGCCGCGCGCCGTGGCCTCGCCGCCGCGTCGTTCTCGTTCAACGTGCCGGGCAAGGGCCGCTGCGAGACCTGCGCGGGCGAGGGCTACGAGACGGTCGAGATGCAGTTCCTCGCCGACGTGATGCTGCTCTGCCCGGTCTGCCACGGGAAGCGCTTCGACGGCGAGGTCCTCGCGGTGACGCACCGAGGGAAGACGGTCGCCGACGTGCTCGCGATGACGATCGAGGAGGCGCTCGCGTTCCTGTCGCCGCCGGGGCGCGATCGCGACTACGCGCTCGAGCGGATGCTCGAGCCGCTCGTGCAGGTCGGGCTCGGGTACCTGCCGCTCGGTCAGCCGCTCTCCACCCTCTCCGGCGGCGAGGCGCAGCGCATCAAGCTCGCGCGCGCGCTCTCGAGCGACACCCTCGGCACGCTCTTCGTCGTCGACGAGCCGAGCGCGGGGCTCCACGCGGAGGACGCCGAGCACGTCGTCGCCGCGCTGCGCTCGCTCGTCGAGGGAGGCGCGTCGGTCGTGATGGTCGAGCACGATCTCTCGGTCATCGCAGAGGCGGACTGGGTCATCGACCTCGGCCCCGGCGGCGGCCCGCGCGGCGGCCGTGTCTGCGCGGAAGGAACGCCGCGGCAGATCGCGCGCGCGAAGACCAAGACGGGCGAGGCGATGCGCGCCACGCGGCGGCCACGCGCCGAGTCGCGCGTCCCGAAGGGCACGGCCGCGGACGCGGTGACGGTCGTGCACGCGCGCGAGCACAACTTGAAGGACGTCTCGTGCAAGGTCCCGCACGGGAAGCTCTGCGTCGTCACCGGCCCCTCCGGCTCCGGCAAGAGCTCGCTCGCGTTCGACGTCGTGTTCGCGGAGGGGCAGCGCCGCTTCATGGAGACGCTGACGCCGTACGCGCGCCAGTTCCTCCCCACCCTGCCGCGCCCCGACGTCGACCTCGTCACCGGCGTCCCGCCGTCGATCGCGCTCGAGCAGCGCACGTCGCGCGCGGGCGCGAGCTCCACTGTCGCGACCGTGACCGAGATCGCGCACTACCTCCGCCTCCTCTACGCGAAGGTCGGGGACCTCTTCTGTCCCGACTGCGGAGGACACGTCGCGCCCGCGGCCCCGGACGCGCTGTTCGCCCGGCTCCGCCGCCTCAAGGGCAAGCGCACGCTCTACGCGCCCGTCGTCCGCGAACGCAAAGGGACGTACCTCGACGTGTTCACCGCCGCCGCGCGCGCGGGGGTGCAGACCGCGCGCGTCGACGGCGCGATCGCGCTTGTCGATCCGCCGCCGCGCCTCGTGAAGACGAAGGAGCACTCGATCGATCTCATCCTCCACTACGGCTCCTTCGACACGCTCGATCGCGCGGTCTTCGATCGTGCGCTCGCGTGGGCGGCGGGCGCGGTGCGCGTCGCGGAGGGGCCGCCGACCGCGCGGCCGTCCGCGACGGAGACGCTCCACTCCACCGCGCGCGCGTGCGGCGCGTGCGGCACCGGCATCCCCGAGCTCGATCCGCGCTGGTTCTCGTTCAACACGAAGCAGGGTCAGTGCGGCGCGTGCGAAGGCACCGGCGTCCGCGGCGGGCTCGCGGAGGACGAAGAGCACGAGGACAACGGGCGCCCGCGCGAGAAGTGCCGCGCGTGCGACGGCGATCGCCTCGCGCCGAT
Encoded proteins:
- the uvrA gene encoding excinuclease ABC subunit UvrA yields the protein MLPIRLRGASTHNLRAVDLELAPGELVALTGPSGSGKSSLALDTLYAEGQRRFVESFSPYARQFLERLERPPVRALEPVAATVAVDRRAPVKSSRSTVATLTDLEPYLAALFACEAVPSCPDCGTEAVPTSAVDAAARAVTAMADRRAAISYPVRVETAEAYLELRESLVKDGYRRLVVGGAVREIDDVKPSEAGRPDVAVEVVVDRLKVGAGERRRLQHAIEQAWERGGGRAELRALDGAAAHVAIGRGLVCTGCARSFDPPRPGLFSYNSPLGACADCRGFGRIIAVDWDKVIPDKEKTIAKGAIKAWSGKTSTWERGVLERFAKKRKIPLDVAWSKLTDEQRRLVIEGEGTWDGGKYPGVAAWFKWLETRTYKMHVRVFLSRYRDYVPCGTCAGARLNRAARTYRVDGKDLGAWHALTVGDALERVRALEPASPQGKRVKTELASRLGYLDAVGLAYLTLDRQARTLSGGEAQRASLTTALGASLTGTLFVLDEPTVGLHATDVPRLARAMDDLARAGNTVLVIEHDRTVVERCDRVVELGPGAGPRGGAVLFDGTPAALAKSDTATGRAWRKDDGGTTKRRKPLDWLEVRGARENNLAIDRLKVPLGVLCAITGPSGSGKSTLAEDVLYRTIAKRTGESVPKAGACDGVDGGELLVRAVLVDQSPLGRTARGNAATYTKAWDRVRARFAAEPEAARRGLAAASFSFNVPGKGRCETCAGEGYETVEMQFLADVMLLCPVCHGKRFDGEVLAVTHRGKTVADVLAMTIEEALAFLSPPGRDRDYALERMLEPLVQVGLGYLPLGQPLSTLSGGEAQRIKLARALSSDTLGTLFVVDEPSAGLHAEDAEHVVAALRSLVEGGASVVMVEHDLSVIAEADWVIDLGPGGGPRGGRVCAEGTPRQIARAKTKTGEAMRATRRPRAESRVPKGTAADAVTVVHAREHNLKDVSCKVPHGKLCVVTGPSGSGKSSLAFDVVFAEGQRRFMETLTPYARQFLPTLPRPDVDLVTGVPPSIALEQRTSRAGASSTVATVTEIAHYLRLLYAKVGDLFCPDCGGHVAPAAPDALFARLRRLKGKRTLYAPVVRERKGTYLDVFTAAARAGVQTARVDGAIALVDPPPRLVKTKEHSIDLILHYGSFDTLDRAVFDRALAWAAGAVRVAEGPPTARPSATETLHSTARACGACGTGIPELDPRWFSFNTKQGQCGACEGTGVRGGLAEDEEHEDNGRPREKCRACDGDRLAPIPRAVRFGGETYPRLMEHSVAAALARIEAVTLEGDAATIAKAPLAELTRRLRFVALVGLGYLGLGRAASTLSGGEMQRLRLSAQLGSGLTGALYVLDEPTIGLHPRDTTRLIGNLRALVDTGSTVLVVEHDASIILAADHLTDLGPSGGRNGGHIVAEGSPAAVLASPASPTGQVLRAPLGVVRPRRPMSDVWIELEGARANNLKDVTFRVPAGRMCVVAGVSGSGKSTLVQKVFFPALRRQLGLVAPHPGPHRSIKVPKTVRRALAVDQSPIGRTPRSVPATFLGIWDEIRKLFASLPESKVRGFSPARFSFNTPNGGRCTACDGQGAIVAEMSFLPEVVTPCETCQGMRFEPSTLDVTWMGLSIGEVLKLSAEDAAELFAAHPKIARPLRTLTELGVGYVSLGQGSNTLSGGEAQRLKLAGELTAGSAHEPTVYVLDEPTTGLHLSDVARLVKVLDRLVERGDTLVIVEHHPDVIANADWVVELGPEAGDAGGQIVFEGEPKALLKKKTATGKALSASSASSAASAEARA